Proteins from a genomic interval of Yoonia sp. GPGPB17:
- a CDS encoding metal ABC transporter permease: MLDDFMTRAMLAGVGVAFAAAPLGCFVVWRRMAYFGDATAHAAILGIAFALAFELSIFVGATAVALVMALTVTYLSGRGYAMDTLLGVLAHSALAFGLVAVSFLSGVRIDLMAYLFGDILAVSRTDLVVIWGGAAMVVALILWRWSALLTSTLNEELAYASGLNPKREQLILTVALAITVAVAIKVVGVLLIAAMLIIPAAAARGLARTPEAMAGIAAIIGAISAIAGLQGAYVFDTPAGPSIVCVAAILFTGLNLIGWRNGAGA; the protein is encoded by the coding sequence ATGCTGGATGATTTCATGACCCGTGCAATGCTTGCGGGGGTTGGCGTTGCTTTTGCTGCAGCCCCACTAGGCTGTTTCGTGGTCTGGCGGCGCATGGCTTACTTCGGGGATGCCACGGCCCATGCGGCAATCCTTGGGATTGCATTTGCGCTTGCGTTTGAACTGTCGATCTTTGTGGGGGCCACGGCTGTGGCGCTGGTGATGGCACTCACTGTGACTTACTTGTCCGGTCGCGGCTATGCGATGGACACGCTTTTGGGTGTGCTGGCTCATTCGGCACTGGCCTTCGGACTTGTTGCCGTTTCATTTCTGTCGGGTGTCCGGATTGATCTGATGGCATATCTGTTTGGTGATATCCTTGCTGTTTCCCGCACGGACCTCGTGGTGATCTGGGGCGGGGCTGCGATGGTCGTTGCATTGATCCTATGGCGATGGTCGGCCCTACTCACCTCAACGCTGAATGAGGAACTGGCCTATGCAAGCGGGCTGAACCCCAAACGCGAACAGCTCATATTGACGGTCGCGTTGGCCATCACCGTGGCTGTCGCGATCAAAGTTGTCGGCGTTCTTTTGATCGCGGCCATGTTGATCATCCCAGCAGCGGCGGCGCGCGGGCTTGCCCGAACACCCGAAGCCATGGCCGGGATTGCGGCCATCATCGGTGCCATCTCTGCCATTGCAGGTCTGCAGGGGGCCTATGTTTTCGACACCCCGGCGGGGCCCTCCATCGTA